From the genome of Deltaproteobacteria bacterium, one region includes:
- a CDS encoding recombinase family protein → MDDLDHRDRHNRSAMKSVAIYARTSQSNQNIDVQLNQLRDAAGRRRWKIVEEYVDDDVSSRRRHRPDFERMLVDASRGRFTLVAAVALDRYARSTTELLALGEKLQSVGVDFISLREQIDTSTAVGKLTFTVLSAIAEFERELIRERVMAGLAGARKRGKQIGRPRREVDAARVAALREQGVPWPKIAARLQASESTCRRVLRAQGSA, encoded by the coding sequence ATGGATGATCTCGACCACCGCGACCGTCACAACCGTTCGGCCATGAAGTCCGTCGCCATCTACGCCCGCACTTCTCAGTCCAACCAGAACATCGACGTGCAGCTCAACCAGCTCCGCGACGCTGCGGGCCGTCGGCGGTGGAAGATCGTCGAGGAATATGTGGATGACGATGTCTCGTCCCGACGACGGCACCGGCCCGATTTCGAGCGGATGCTAGTTGACGCCAGTCGGGGTCGCTTCACGCTGGTGGCTGCCGTGGCGCTCGACCGATACGCGCGGAGCACGACCGAGCTCCTGGCGCTCGGGGAGAAGCTCCAGTCCGTCGGGGTGGATTTCATCAGCCTGCGTGAACAGATCGACACGAGCACGGCGGTAGGGAAGCTGACCTTCACGGTGCTCTCCGCGATCGCCGAGTTCGAGCGCGAGTTGATCCGCGAGCGTGTGATGGCCGGCCTCGCGGGTGCCCGCAAGCGGGGGAAACAGATCGGGCGCCCGCGACGGGAAGTAGATGCCGCGCGAGTTGCCGCGCTGCGGGAGCAAGGAGTTCCGTGGCCGAAGATCGCCGCGAGGCTTCAGGCCAGCGAATCCACCTGCCGCCGTGTTCTTCGCGCGCAGGGCTCCGCCTGA
- a CDS encoding site-specific integrase, with translation MGSLTRRGTRDNPKWYVRYKDADGSWKMRLSHQPTRELARKYLAQVEARVAAGKIGIDERTDAPLARGLMETWAKSITNRNAEDDRRRLRKHLLPKFGKRKLADITMAALLDWIDEQRQQVDADGERELAEASIRHNLNLLSRFFSWAVERGHVAVNPVRQIPQGRRPQQAQKRDVPWLDDDSLVRKLMNALPEPVDLMFYLGNRSGLRTGETVALRMSDLGYLADGVIRVRFSYDGPLKEDKRNTGKMKWVPAADDAEAVLGSWLAMRKAAGAGPEDLVFPCDKRDGSWYRKEFVEHCWEKVAPGLGVTLTWYEATRHTFTSRALSGGASLDEVSAALGHSSPVVTKRYYDHFVRRSFSPLVRQGLGIKSEQMEGASVLPLRRKKATQGEGDP, from the coding sequence ATGGGCTCATTGACCCGCCGGGGCACCCGCGACAACCCGAAATGGTACGTCCGCTACAAGGACGCGGACGGCTCGTGGAAGATGCGGCTGTCCCACCAGCCCACCCGGGAGCTGGCCCGCAAGTACCTGGCCCAGGTCGAGGCGCGGGTCGCCGCCGGCAAGATCGGCATCGACGAACGGACCGACGCCCCCCTCGCCCGCGGGCTGATGGAGACGTGGGCCAAGTCCATCACCAATCGGAACGCGGAGGACGACCGCCGCCGCTTGCGGAAGCACCTCTTGCCCAAGTTCGGCAAGCGGAAGCTCGCGGACATCACGATGGCCGCCCTGCTGGACTGGATCGATGAGCAGCGCCAGCAAGTCGATGCCGACGGCGAGCGGGAACTGGCCGAAGCCTCGATCCGGCACAACCTGAACCTGCTCAGCCGCTTCTTCTCGTGGGCCGTGGAGCGTGGCCACGTCGCGGTCAACCCCGTGCGCCAGATTCCCCAGGGGCGCCGTCCCCAGCAGGCCCAGAAGCGCGATGTACCCTGGCTCGACGACGACAGCCTTGTGCGGAAGCTGATGAACGCGCTCCCCGAGCCGGTGGACCTGATGTTCTACCTCGGCAACCGCTCGGGGCTGCGCACGGGCGAAACGGTCGCCCTACGCATGTCAGACCTGGGCTACCTCGCCGACGGGGTGATCCGCGTCCGCTTCTCCTACGACGGACCGCTCAAGGAGGACAAGCGCAACACCGGCAAGATGAAGTGGGTCCCCGCCGCCGACGATGCGGAGGCTGTGCTCGGTTCCTGGCTGGCCATGCGTAAAGCGGCCGGTGCCGGCCCGGAAGACCTGGTGTTCCCCTGCGACAAGCGCGATGGGAGCTGGTACCGGAAAGAGTTTGTCGAGCACTGCTGGGAGAAAGTCGCCCCCGGCCTCGGCGTCACCTTGACCTGGTACGAGGCGACTCGGCACACCTTCACCAGCCGGGCGCTCTCCGGCGGCGCGTCCCTCGACGAGGTGAGCGCCGCGCTGGGTCACTCCTCGCCCGTGGTCACGAAGCGGTACTACGACCACTTCGTCCGCCGAAGCTTCTCGCCCCTGGTGCGGCAGGGGCTGGGGATCAAGTCCGAACAGATGGAGGGCGCGTCCGTGCTTCCACTGCGTCGAAAGAAGGCCACCCAGGGCGAAGGGGACCCATGA
- a CDS encoding NADPH-dependent F420 reductase, translating into MRIGVLGTGDVGRVLGAAFVTLGHEVKLGARAANNEKAAAWVKELGPKASAGTFADAAAFGELLVLATLGAANKAVLEAAGAANCRGKVVIDTTNPLDFSQGMPPRLAVGHTDSGGEEVQRLLPGALVVKAFNTVGNAHMFRPSFPGGPPDMFICGDDASAKGRVSELLREFGWGVIDLGGIECSRYLEPMCLTWVLYGLRSGSWNHAFKLLKR; encoded by the coding sequence ATGCGGATCGGAGTGCTGGGTACGGGGGATGTGGGGCGGGTCCTGGGGGCGGCGTTCGTCACGCTGGGACACGAGGTGAAGCTGGGGGCCAGGGCGGCGAACAACGAGAAGGCCGCGGCGTGGGTCAAGGAGCTGGGTCCCAAGGCCTCGGCGGGGACCTTCGCCGACGCGGCGGCGTTCGGCGAGCTGCTCGTGCTGGCGACCCTCGGCGCGGCCAACAAGGCGGTCCTCGAGGCGGCGGGGGCCGCGAACTGTCGGGGCAAGGTGGTGATCGACACGACGAACCCGCTCGACTTCTCGCAGGGGATGCCTCCACGCCTGGCGGTGGGGCACACGGACTCGGGGGGCGAGGAGGTGCAGCGTCTCCTTCCGGGTGCGCTGGTCGTGAAGGCCTTCAACACGGTGGGCAACGCCCACATGTTCCGCCCGAGCTTTCCGGGCGGGCCGCCGGACATGTTCATCTGCGGCGACGACGCGAGTGCCAAGGGCCGCGTATCGGAGCTGCTCCGGGAGTTCGGCTGGGGGGTGATCGACCTGGGCGGCATCGAGTGCTCGCGTTACCTCGAGCCGATGTGCCTGACCTGGGTCCTCTACGGGCTGCGCAGCGGCAGCTGGAATCACGCCTTCAAGCTGCTGAAGCGCTGA
- a CDS encoding NAD(P)/FAD-dependent oxidoreductase, whose product MQFSTDDLVVGAGVVGLAVAARLASEGRRVLLVERQPGPARETSTRNSGVLHAGFYYPTGSLKARLCVRGRELLAAHCDAAGVPWREVGKLVVAREASEEVELRRLLEQGERNGVASLELLDGRQVARREPALRVHGALWSPRTGIVDAHALAKSLEAAVRQRGAEVLYRCTVTSASRLARGYEVQLAHPAGTELLRCERVVNAAGLDADRVAASAGLSCDPVHHGRGDYFRLRAGRPLPVAHLVYPVPARALASLGVHLTLTLDGGLRLGPDLTYVPRDAPHPDVDPAKARAFAEAVAPLLPGLSAADLEPDSFGLRPKLQGPGEPWRDFLVQEERARGFPGWVNLLGIESPGLTASLALAEEVASLLAQ is encoded by the coding sequence ATGCAATTCTCGACGGACGACCTGGTGGTGGGCGCCGGGGTGGTGGGGCTCGCGGTAGCCGCCCGTCTGGCCTCGGAGGGCAGGCGCGTGCTCCTCGTCGAGCGACAGCCCGGCCCGGCTCGGGAGACCTCGACCCGCAACAGCGGCGTGCTACATGCGGGCTTCTACTACCCGACGGGGTCGCTCAAGGCGCGGCTCTGCGTGCGGGGCCGCGAGCTCCTCGCGGCGCACTGCGACGCCGCGGGAGTACCGTGGCGAGAGGTGGGCAAGCTCGTCGTGGCGCGGGAGGCCTCGGAGGAGGTCGAGCTCCGGCGCCTCCTCGAGCAGGGCGAGAGGAACGGCGTTGCCTCGCTGGAGCTGCTGGACGGCCGGCAGGTCGCGCGACGCGAACCGGCCCTGCGGGTGCACGGCGCGCTCTGGTCCCCGCGCACGGGGATCGTGGACGCGCACGCCCTCGCCAAGTCACTCGAGGCGGCGGTCCGGCAGCGCGGCGCAGAGGTGCTCTACCGCTGCACCGTAACGAGCGCCTCGCGGCTCGCCCGCGGCTACGAGGTCCAGCTCGCGCACCCTGCCGGCACCGAGCTCCTCCGCTGCGAACGCGTGGTCAACGCGGCAGGGCTCGACGCCGACCGCGTCGCGGCCTCGGCCGGCCTCTCCTGCGATCCGGTCCATCATGGACGCGGCGACTACTTCCGACTGCGGGCCGGAAGGCCGCTGCCCGTCGCGCACCTCGTCTACCCCGTTCCCGCGCGCGCCCTCGCCAGCCTGGGCGTCCACCTGACGCTCACGCTCGACGGTGGGCTGCGACTCGGCCCGGACCTGACCTACGTGCCGCGAGACGCGCCGCACCCCGACGTGGACCCCGCCAAGGCCCGCGCCTTCGCGGAGGCGGTGGCCCCGCTGCTACCCGGGTTGAGCGCCGCGGACCTGGAACCCGACAGCTTCGGCCTGCGCCCCAAGCTCCAGGGTCCCGGCGAGCCCTGGCGGGACTTCCTCGTGCAGGAGGAGCGGGCGCGGGGCTTCCCCGGGTGGGTGAACCTCCTCGGCATCGAGAGCCCGGGGCTGACGGCCTCCCTCGCGCTCGCCGAGGAGGTCGCGTCGCTGCTCGCGCAGTGA
- a CDS encoding GNAT family N-acetyltransferase has protein sequence MESQPNLVTRLAVAADGARIGRVLDALRAEFGYTAQATVPLPVDANGPLYVVLAELDDEPAGLIAAEHCYSLVRGTSFLLLSDIYVLDGYRRRGVAARMIHEVAALGRRLGCQRVSLILDHINNAALATVSRAGFTKLHDILLQLPLREERGADDL, from the coding sequence ATGGAGTCCCAACCCAATCTCGTCACGCGTCTTGCCGTAGCCGCCGACGGTGCGCGCATCGGTCGCGTGCTCGATGCGTTGCGCGCCGAATTCGGTTATACGGCACAGGCCACGGTTCCCCTGCCGGTGGACGCGAATGGGCCCCTCTACGTGGTGCTGGCCGAGCTGGACGACGAGCCCGCGGGCCTGATCGCGGCCGAGCACTGCTACAGCCTCGTGCGGGGCACGAGCTTCCTCCTGCTGTCCGACATCTACGTGCTGGACGGGTATCGCCGGCGCGGCGTCGCGGCGCGGATGATCCACGAGGTGGCTGCGCTCGGGCGCAGGCTCGGGTGCCAGCGCGTCAGCCTCATTCTCGACCACATCAACAACGCCGCGCTCGCCACCGTGTCGCGCGCCGGGTTCACCAAGCTGCACGACATTCTGCTCCAGCTGCCGCTCCGCGAGGAGCGAGGCGCGGACGACCTATAG
- a CDS encoding YXWGXW repeat-containing protein, protein MRRLGLVAAACLVVGASGCYAHYYGEYEGHLIYAEPPPPVVETIPSPPATGMVWVDGYWHWGGVQGYVWVRGRYLYPPAAGLYWYPGGYVRRGGGYAYHPGRWAGRHYQPAPELYSSPHYYGRRYGGPPAHGPGRYPPPAGGPGYRYGAPPPGYGTPAPAPDPDDPTGRRRRAPPSEEAPAPPPPPPSGSYRSAPPSGDSPSTGSGPWTGGDSSPPPGPPSYRSAPPSAGPAPAPAPAPAPGPAPRAAPPSDSGSRRRAPPSR, encoded by the coding sequence ATGCGAAGGCTCGGACTCGTCGCGGCAGCGTGCCTCGTGGTCGGCGCGAGCGGCTGCTACGCGCACTATTACGGGGAGTACGAAGGCCACCTGATCTATGCCGAGCCTCCGCCACCGGTGGTCGAGACGATTCCTTCGCCTCCGGCCACCGGGATGGTGTGGGTCGACGGGTATTGGCACTGGGGCGGGGTCCAAGGCTACGTCTGGGTCCGAGGGCGCTACCTCTATCCCCCGGCCGCGGGGCTCTATTGGTACCCCGGGGGCTACGTCCGGCGCGGTGGCGGCTACGCGTACCATCCGGGGAGATGGGCAGGCCGGCACTACCAGCCAGCCCCCGAGCTCTATTCGAGCCCGCACTACTACGGACGGCGCTACGGCGGTCCTCCGGCTCACGGTCCCGGCCGGTATCCCCCGCCTGCCGGCGGCCCGGGGTATCGCTACGGCGCGCCGCCACCGGGGTATGGCACCCCCGCGCCGGCCCCCGACCCGGACGACCCTACCGGGCGAAGGCGACGAGCGCCTCCGAGCGAGGAGGCTCCGGCTCCGCCTCCTCCGCCGCCCAGCGGAAGCTATCGCTCCGCGCCGCCGTCGGGGGATAGCCCCTCCACGGGTTCCGGTCCGTGGACCGGAGGCGACAGCTCTCCGCCCCCCGGGCCTCCGTCGTACCGGAGTGCCCCTCCTTCGGCCGGACCGGCTCCAGCGCCAGCTCCCGCGCCCGCTCCAGGCCCGGCGCCGCGCGCAGCGCCCCCCTCCGACTCAGGCAGCCGTCGCCGCGCCCCACCCTCGCGGTAG
- a CDS encoding class I SAM-dependent methyltransferase, which translates to MNPRLLGRGTVEHYEDAPLYDHEYRRRRTDVRFYRRIARQVGGPILELGCGTGRIALPLARDGHALVGVDLSRAMLTRARRRAERLPAAARDRLRLVQGDILALPLEGRFQLVVCAFNTLQHVYRAEALVDLLRGVRERLRPDGRFVFDVLNPDLAWLTRDPQRRWARTRFKHPSSGRPLVYTTNHTYDPVTQIVLVNIYYDPPPGEAGASHVVRLAHRQYFPQELRMLVEVAGFRVERCFGGFDGEPLDGDSESQVLVCAPAEPQQSRTPHARSTAR; encoded by the coding sequence GTGAACCCGCGGCTCCTCGGACGCGGCACCGTCGAGCACTACGAGGACGCGCCGCTCTACGACCACGAGTACCGCCGCCGCCGCACCGACGTCCGCTTCTACCGGCGCATCGCCCGCCAGGTAGGCGGTCCCATTCTCGAGCTGGGGTGCGGCACCGGACGGATCGCCCTCCCCCTGGCGCGGGACGGCCACGCGCTCGTGGGCGTGGACCTGAGTCGGGCCATGTTGACCCGCGCCCGCCGACGCGCCGAGCGCCTTCCCGCGGCCGCGCGGGACCGCCTGCGTCTGGTGCAGGGGGACATCCTCGCCCTTCCGCTCGAGGGGCGCTTCCAGCTCGTGGTGTGCGCCTTCAACACGCTCCAGCACGTCTACCGCGCGGAAGCGCTCGTGGACCTCCTGCGCGGCGTACGCGAGCGGCTTCGCCCCGACGGCCGTTTCGTCTTCGACGTGCTGAACCCGGACCTGGCCTGGCTCACGCGCGACCCGCAGCGCAGGTGGGCCCGCACGCGCTTCAAACACCCCAGCAGCGGACGGCCGCTGGTCTACACGACGAACCACACCTACGACCCCGTGACGCAGATCGTGCTCGTCAACATCTATTACGACCCTCCGCCGGGCGAGGCCGGGGCGAGCCACGTGGTGCGGCTCGCTCACCGTCAGTATTTCCCGCAGGAGCTCCGCATGCTCGTGGAGGTCGCGGGCTTCCGCGTAGAGCGCTGCTTCGGCGGCTTCGACGGAGAACCCCTCGACGGGGACAGCGAGTCTCAGGTGCTCGTCTGCGCGCCGGCGGAGCCGCAGCAGAGCCGCACGCCGCACGCGCGCAGCACCGCGCGTTAG